The Pusillibacter faecalis genome has a window encoding:
- a CDS encoding ABC transporter ATP-binding protein, with translation MEDYIVEMRHITKRFPGIVANDDVSIQIQRGEVYALLGENGAGKSTLMSMLFGMYEPDSGEIYIQGEKVTFRSSNDASAHNIGMVHQHFKLVDNYTVAENIILGMEPMKRFLGVLPCVDMKTANRQIAELSKRYGLEVNPTDKIEDLPVSVRQRVEILKMLYREADILIFDEPTAVLTPQEIEFLLKIIGELRKNGKTIILITHKIEEIKKIADRCAILHRGKLVDVLDVASTSSQTMANMMVGRQVEFSADKSSPHYRDTILEVDHLTVRNANKFDVVKDVSFRIRGGEIFAIAGVSGNGQGELADAIAGMLKAHSGSIKLCGTDITEATIRQRTEAGISYIPEDRQGVGVFMDFTLSQNLALRKYYREPFAKKGILDFGQFDRYAESLIGTYDIRSGQGGKTILRSMSGGNQQKAIVAREIEEHSKLIIFVQPTRGLDIGAIENIHRQIIAERDKGVAILLISLELDEIMELADTIGVIYNGQLLKIADASTMTSHDVGKYMMGVKEA, from the coding sequence ATGGAAGACTACATTGTGGAAATGCGCCATATTACCAAGCGCTTTCCAGGCATTGTCGCCAACGACGATGTCAGCATCCAGATTCAGCGCGGCGAAGTCTATGCGCTGCTGGGCGAAAACGGCGCCGGAAAGAGCACACTCATGAGTATGCTCTTTGGCATGTATGAGCCGGACAGCGGGGAGATCTATATTCAGGGGGAGAAGGTGACATTCCGCTCCTCCAATGATGCCAGCGCGCACAACATCGGCATGGTGCATCAGCACTTCAAGCTGGTGGACAACTATACAGTTGCGGAAAATATCATCCTGGGTATGGAGCCTATGAAAAGATTTCTGGGTGTGCTCCCCTGTGTGGATATGAAAACAGCGAACCGCCAAATCGCAGAGCTGTCTAAGCGGTATGGCCTGGAGGTGAATCCCACCGACAAGATTGAGGACCTTCCGGTTTCCGTCCGACAGCGGGTGGAAATCCTGAAGATGCTCTATCGGGAGGCTGACATCCTGATCTTTGACGAGCCTACCGCCGTCCTGACACCCCAAGAAATTGAGTTTTTGTTGAAAATCATCGGTGAGCTGCGGAAAAATGGAAAAACCATTATCCTCATCACCCACAAAATTGAGGAGATCAAGAAAATTGCCGACCGCTGCGCCATCCTCCACCGCGGCAAGCTGGTGGATGTGTTGGATGTGGCGTCCACCTCCTCTCAGACCATGGCCAATATGATGGTGGGCCGCCAGGTGGAGTTTTCTGCTGATAAGTCCTCTCCGCACTATCGGGACACCATCTTGGAGGTAGACCATCTGACTGTCCGTAACGCCAACAAATTCGATGTGGTAAAAGACGTTTCCTTCCGGATTCGGGGCGGCGAGATTTTTGCCATTGCCGGCGTCTCCGGAAATGGGCAGGGCGAGCTGGCCGACGCCATTGCCGGTATGCTGAAGGCCCACAGCGGTTCCATCAAGCTCTGTGGAACCGACATTACGGAGGCCACCATCCGCCAGCGCACAGAAGCCGGCATCTCTTACATCCCAGAGGACCGGCAGGGCGTCGGCGTCTTTATGGACTTCACACTGTCCCAGAACCTGGCGCTGCGTAAATACTATCGGGAACCGTTTGCCAAAAAGGGCATCCTGGATTTCGGTCAGTTTGACCGCTACGCGGAGAGCTTGATCGGCACCTATGACATCCGCAGCGGTCAGGGCGGCAAAACCATCCTGCGCTCCATGAGCGGCGGCAACCAGCAAAAGGCCATCGTCGCCCGGGAGATTGAAGAGCATTCCAAGCTGATTATTTTTGTCCAGCCCACCCGGGGTCTGGACATCGGTGCTATTGAAAATATTCATCGTCAGATCATCGCGGAGCGGGATAAGGGTGTCGCCATCCTGCTGATCTCTCTGGAGCTGGATGAAATCATGGAGCTGGCTGATACGATCGGTGTCATCTACAACGGCCAGCTTCTGAAAATCGCCGACGCTTCCACCATGACCTCTCACGATGTGGGCAAATATATGATGGGGGTGAAAGAGGCATGA
- a CDS encoding ABC transporter permease encodes MKKPLNKLASILDGNRHSSIFVSLLSILLSLICASIILLILGKNPLAAFQSFLQGAGFWPKAKYGGGSGMLTDLFSFLNVLAPMILAALSFIVGFKAGLFNIGISGQMLAAGFLATSIVGYSDLNAVLAKPLVILIGILAGGALGAFVGFLKYKFNIHEVVSTIMINYIINYLTGFFINTYFADMLTRSMKICGSNARLTWTSVQLAGVKCDIPLGIVLAVAAAFVVKFIFDKTVFGFELRAVGMNPKCARYSGIKVGNRIIASMVISGMLAGLAGVTYYCGYYNTIVPKTLPDLGYDAIAVALLGNSSPIGAIFAGGLISIFQTGSNYMSSSLGVAKEIASLITGILLLFSACGGYFRYLARRRLDRMADEAAQLAETQAGPGKEDEPHVG; translated from the coding sequence ATGAAGAAACCGCTGAACAAGCTGGCGTCCATTTTGGACGGCAACCGCCATTCCTCTATTTTCGTCTCCCTCCTCAGTATTCTGCTGAGTCTGATCTGCGCCAGCATCATTCTGCTCATCCTTGGGAAAAATCCCCTGGCGGCCTTCCAGAGCTTTTTGCAGGGAGCGGGTTTCTGGCCCAAGGCAAAATATGGCGGCGGAAGCGGCATGCTGACCGATCTGTTCTCCTTTTTGAATGTTCTGGCGCCCATGATTCTGGCTGCTCTGAGCTTTATCGTGGGCTTCAAGGCGGGCCTTTTCAACATTGGCATCTCTGGGCAGATGCTGGCCGCTGGGTTCCTGGCCACCTCCATCGTGGGTTACAGCGACCTCAATGCGGTGCTGGCAAAGCCCCTGGTGATTCTAATCGGCATCCTGGCTGGTGGCGCCCTTGGCGCGTTTGTTGGATTTCTCAAGTACAAATTCAACATCCATGAGGTGGTTTCCACCATCATGATCAACTACATCATAAACTACTTAACAGGATTTTTCATCAATACCTATTTCGCAGATATGCTGACCCGCTCCATGAAGATTTGCGGCAGCAACGCCCGCCTGACCTGGACCAGCGTTCAGCTGGCCGGGGTGAAGTGCGATATTCCACTGGGAATTGTGTTGGCAGTAGCAGCGGCCTTTGTGGTCAAATTCATCTTTGATAAAACGGTGTTCGGCTTTGAGCTCCGGGCCGTGGGCATGAATCCAAAGTGTGCCCGGTATTCTGGCATCAAGGTAGGAAACCGGATCATTGCCTCCATGGTGATCTCCGGCATGCTGGCCGGCCTTGCCGGTGTGACCTATTACTGCGGTTATTATAACACCATTGTTCCCAAAACACTGCCAGATCTTGGTTATGATGCCATCGCTGTGGCGCTTCTCGGAAATTCCAGCCCGATCGGCGCCATTTTCGCCGGCGGCCTCATCAGTATCTTCCAGACCGGCAGCAACTATATGAGCTCCAGTCTGGGCGTCGCCAAGGAAATTGCCTCTTTGATCACCGGCATTTTGCTGCTGTTCTCAGCCTGCGGCGGCTACTTCCGATATCTGGCCCGCCGCCGTCTGGATCGGATGGCGGACGAGGCCGCTCAGCTGGCTGAGACACAGGCAGGTCCCGGAAAGGAGGACGAGCCCCATGTTGGATAA
- a CDS encoding ABC transporter permease, translated as MLDKVFIDGLSFAAPLLVMAIGAIYSEKSGVTNLAVEGFQGFGAFVGALVAVILMPTMGDGSQAVIYIAMLAAFIGGGIYACIHALLCVKFRANQVISGVVVNILAVALTTFLTTAMNKALTGGQSSNKFILGISDRFDIPGLSQIPVIGALFQNMYPFEWIILAIAVVSWYLMYKTRFGMHLRACGENPQSVDAAGGNVERTRFIAVMLSGALSGVGGICFAYSISANFSPNIYMGYGYLAIAAMIFGNWNIPFTALVCLFFGLAKSGGYQLCLNMGLPSNYSDLFMMLPYILTLLLLAFFSKKNHPPAAAGEAYDKGKR; from the coding sequence ATGTTGGATAAGGTCTTTATTGACGGACTCTCCTTTGCAGCGCCTCTGCTGGTCATGGCCATCGGTGCCATTTACTCGGAAAAGAGCGGCGTTACCAATCTGGCCGTGGAGGGTTTCCAGGGCTTTGGCGCCTTTGTGGGCGCGTTGGTAGCGGTAATTCTGATGCCCACCATGGGCGACGGATCTCAGGCAGTGATCTATATTGCCATGCTGGCGGCCTTCATTGGCGGCGGCATTTACGCCTGCATTCACGCTCTGCTGTGCGTGAAGTTCCGCGCTAACCAGGTCATCAGTGGCGTGGTGGTCAATATTTTGGCGGTTGCGCTGACCACCTTTCTCACAACCGCGATGAATAAGGCCTTGACCGGAGGGCAATCGTCCAACAAGTTCATTTTGGGAATTTCCGACCGCTTTGACATTCCCGGCCTGTCCCAGATCCCGGTCATCGGAGCCCTGTTCCAGAATATGTATCCTTTTGAGTGGATCATCCTGGCCATCGCTGTGGTGTCGTGGTACCTGATGTACAAGACCCGCTTCGGCATGCATCTGCGGGCCTGCGGTGAAAATCCCCAGTCCGTGGACGCTGCCGGCGGCAATGTGGAGCGCACCCGTTTCATTGCTGTGATGCTCTCGGGCGCCTTATCAGGTGTTGGCGGCATCTGTTTTGCCTATTCTATCTCAGCCAACTTCTCTCCCAACATCTATATGGGCTATGGATATCTGGCCATCGCCGCCATGATCTTTGGCAACTGGAACATCCCCTTTACCGCGCTGGTCTGCCTGTTCTTTGGCCTAGCCAAATCCGGCGGCTACCAGCTCTGTTTGAACATGGGGCTGCCCAGTAATTACTCCGATCTATTTATGATGCTGCCCTATATTCTCACACTTTTGCTGCTGGCCTTCTTCTCCAAGAAGAACCATCCTCCTGCTGCGGCCGGCGAGGCCTACGACAAGGGCAAGCGGTAA
- a CDS encoding amidohydrolase yields the protein MKTLIRNAKAIVTCDAQDHVYWNADLLIDGPRILKIGSQLPDPYDEVLDASGMFIYPGLINTHHHFFQTFVRNLKTIDYPNMTVPEWLDKAYRVFQLINDEVIFYSSLTAMGDLLKHGCTCAFDHQYCYTKSTGKAPVDRQMEAARMLGIRYHAGRGVNTLPREKGSTIPENMLETTEEYLQDCERIIQLYHDPNPYAMSQIVLAPCQPINSYPETFTETVKLARAKGVRMHTHLGEGENEIMLARWGKRTLDWCQDIGFIGEDVWYAHGWELTPEEYTVLGRFGSGVSHCPGPAILGGFPILPMREMMEAGVCLSLGCDGSATNDSSSLLDSMRTAWMMQAWHSKARSGCISPYEMLKIATVGGAKTLGRTDLGSLEPEKGADLFMIDAGKLELTGTLHDPRNLLARAGVTGETALTMVNGNVVFRDGVLTGVDEYALAQEGEAVCTRVLREPCEAFWNLC from the coding sequence ATGAAGACCCTGATCCGAAATGCGAAAGCGATTGTCACCTGTGACGCCCAGGACCATGTCTATTGGAATGCAGACCTGCTGATTGACGGTCCCCGAATTTTGAAAATTGGCTCTCAGCTGCCCGACCCCTATGACGAAGTCCTCGATGCCAGCGGTATGTTTATTTATCCAGGCCTGATCAACACTCATCATCACTTCTTCCAGACCTTCGTCCGGAATCTCAAAACCATTGACTATCCCAATATGACAGTGCCAGAGTGGTTGGACAAGGCGTATCGTGTCTTCCAGCTGATCAACGACGAGGTGATCTTTTACTCCTCCCTGACCGCTATGGGGGACCTGCTCAAGCACGGATGCACCTGCGCCTTTGACCACCAGTACTGCTATACCAAATCCACTGGAAAGGCACCGGTGGACCGGCAGATGGAGGCGGCCCGGATGCTGGGCATTCGCTACCATGCCGGCCGGGGCGTCAACACCCTGCCCCGGGAGAAAGGCAGCACCATCCCTGAAAACATGCTGGAGACCACGGAGGAATATCTGCAGGACTGCGAACGCATCATCCAGCTCTACCACGACCCGAATCCCTACGCCATGTCCCAAATCGTCCTGGCCCCCTGCCAGCCCATCAACAGCTATCCCGAAACCTTCACGGAGACGGTGAAGCTGGCCCGTGCCAAAGGCGTGCGGATGCACACGCACCTGGGCGAGGGAGAGAACGAGATCATGCTGGCGCGGTGGGGAAAGCGCACGTTGGACTGGTGTCAGGACATCGGCTTCATCGGCGAGGACGTGTGGTACGCCCACGGCTGGGAGCTGACGCCGGAGGAATACACGGTTCTCGGCCGCTTTGGGTCCGGCGTGTCCCACTGTCCCGGACCGGCTATTCTGGGGGGCTTTCCCATCCTGCCCATGAGGGAGATGATGGAAGCTGGCGTGTGCCTCAGTCTGGGCTGCGACGGCTCCGCCACCAATGACAGCTCCAGTCTCCTGGACTCCATGCGCACCGCCTGGATGATGCAGGCTTGGCACAGCAAGGCCCGGAGCGGCTGTATTTCCCCCTATGAAATGTTGAAAATCGCCACCGTGGGCGGCGCCAAGACTCTGGGCCGGACAGATCTGGGGTCTCTGGAGCCGGAGAAGGGCGCAGACCTCTTTATGATCGACGCCGGAAAGCTGGAGCTGACCGGTACCCTCCACGATCCCCGGAACCTGCTGGCCCGGGCGGGCGTCACTGGCGAGACGGCTCTGACCATGGTCAATGGGAACGTAGTCTTCCGGGACGGCGTGCTCACCGGCGTGGACGAATATGCCCTGGCCCAGGAAGGCGAGGCCGTCTGCACTCGGGTTTTGCGGGAGCCCTGCGAGGCCTTTTGGAACCTCTGCTGA
- a CDS encoding helix-turn-helix transcriptional regulator, which produces MENRVEALRKQRGLSQEAFARVIRVSRQTVSSIETGKYNPSLELAFAISDFFERPIEEVFIHERGAD; this is translated from the coding sequence ATGGAGAACAGGGTGGAGGCGCTCAGAAAGCAGCGGGGGCTGAGCCAAGAGGCATTCGCAAGGGTGATCCGGGTATCCCGGCAGACGGTGAGCTCTATTGAGACGGGCAAATACAACCCCTCGCTGGAACTGGCCTTTGCCATCTCGGATTTTTTTGAAAGACCGATAGAGGAAGTTTTTATTCACGAGAGGGGAGCGGACTGA
- a CDS encoding 5-bromo-4-chloroindolyl phosphate hydrolysis family protein: MASPKKKEDSDWFSWALIVFLFLVELWPIALILLLAKLFGKDRNKELPPEKSPSQARAAAKRMTRSPIPKKSTARWLQIIGALVAVVGVLGALDPLDALFYSSDWIGLWLEDFLAGLAMAVAGIAMLGKGYFMDRQLGRFSKYLAVLGDRDAMPVEELARTLGYPERRTERDLQRMIDKGYFGGKAYLNVEMGYLFRSGEADQALRRQKIETPKEAEEGYSGILRKIRRANDCIADPILSAKIDRLEEIAAKIFRAVEADPKKLGRIDTFLNYYLPTTQKLLDSYAEFEAAGVEGENLRQAKQRIEATMDSIIRGFEHQLDELYQSDALDVDSDIRVMETMLRWDTASTEQDFGSTDQKQDA; encoded by the coding sequence GTGGCAAGCCCAAAAAAGAAAGAGGACAGCGACTGGTTCTCCTGGGCGCTGATTGTCTTTTTGTTTCTGGTGGAGCTCTGGCCGATTGCGCTGATTCTCCTCCTGGCAAAGCTATTTGGCAAGGACCGGAACAAGGAGCTGCCGCCAGAGAAGTCTCCCAGTCAGGCCAGAGCAGCAGCGAAACGGATGACCCGCTCACCGATCCCAAAGAAGTCCACCGCCAGGTGGCTACAGATTATCGGCGCCCTGGTTGCGGTGGTGGGCGTTCTGGGAGCCCTGGACCCACTGGATGCGCTCTTTTACTCCTCAGACTGGATCGGTCTTTGGCTGGAGGACTTCTTAGCAGGCCTTGCCATGGCCGTGGCTGGTATTGCGATGCTGGGCAAGGGATATTTCATGGACCGCCAGCTGGGACGCTTTTCCAAGTATCTGGCAGTACTTGGAGACCGGGACGCCATGCCGGTGGAAGAACTGGCGAGAACCCTGGGCTATCCGGAGCGCCGAACAGAGCGGGATTTACAGCGGATGATTGATAAAGGGTACTTTGGCGGCAAAGCATATCTGAATGTGGAGATGGGCTATCTCTTCCGCAGCGGCGAGGCAGACCAGGCGTTGCGCAGACAGAAGATAGAGACCCCCAAGGAGGCAGAGGAGGGCTACTCCGGCATCCTGCGGAAGATACGGCGGGCGAATGACTGCATTGCAGACCCCATTCTCTCCGCCAAGATTGACCGGCTGGAAGAGATCGCGGCGAAGATTTTCCGGGCGGTGGAGGCAGATCCGAAGAAGCTCGGCCGGATTGACACTTTTTTAAACTATTATCTGCCCACCACGCAGAAACTGCTGGACTCCTACGCGGAATTTGAGGCAGCCGGAGTGGAGGGAGAGAATCTGCGTCAGGCAAAGCAGCGGATTGAGGCCACAATGGACAGCATCATCCGAGGCTTTGAGCACCAGCTGGACGAGCTCTACCAGTCCGACGCCCTGGATGTGGACAGTGACATCCGGGTGATGGAGACCATGCTACGCTGGGATACCGCCAGCACGGAGCAGGACTTTGGGTCGACGGACCAGAAGCAGGATGCATAA
- a CDS encoding DUF896 domain-containing protein: MEQKQIDRINELARKAKTPEGLTEWEEMERAALRREYIDSVLGSLRGQLDNTYLVDEKGQKHKLKKKGE; this comes from the coding sequence ATGGAACAAAAGCAGATCGACCGGATCAACGAGCTGGCCCGCAAGGCCAAAACCCCGGAGGGACTGACGGAGTGGGAGGAGATGGAGCGCGCCGCACTGCGCCGGGAGTACATTGATTCCGTGCTGGGCAGCCTGCGGGGGCAGCTGGACAACACGTATCTTGTGGATGAGAAGGGGCAAAAGCACAAGCTGAAGAAAAAGGGGGAGTAA
- a CDS encoding DUF4177 domain-containing protein: MWEYEFEEIHCDDGGGGYSLFGGIGWETLAHQEVILCRAAEGWRYTGFIPKRQRAGGYMETIDLVFERERPET, translated from the coding sequence TTGTGGGAATATGAATTTGAGGAGATTCACTGTGATGACGGCGGAGGCGGATACAGTTTATTCGGCGGCATCGGCTGGGAGACCCTGGCCCATCAGGAAGTCATTCTCTGTCGAGCAGCGGAGGGGTGGCGCTATACGGGGTTTATCCCCAAGCGCCAGAGAGCCGGCGGATATATGGAGACAATAGACCTGGTCTTTGAGCGTGAGCGCCCGGAGACCTGA
- a CDS encoding RNA-binding protein, with the protein MDKSKLLDQSGALGEDRMLLAKVLDRAEQAARRNIPTATDFLSPQQQTLALDLLRRAGVPESAYLRTGGYDGAERALILFLPDWMEPESTESPIRCLRTVFRVEEKVNHRDLLGSLMGLGIVREKVGDILVGPDSADLLVLDTVTDFLLSSWTSAGRAKLTVAEIDPSHLHMPEIKCEEVRDTVSSLRLDAVASTGFRMARSKAADLIASGRVQVNWRECTKPDKLLVEGDTVSARGFGKFQLAEVGGVTKKGRTAIVVKRYV; encoded by the coding sequence ATGGATAAGTCGAAACTGTTGGATCAATCGGGAGCCCTGGGTGAGGACCGGATGTTGCTGGCAAAGGTCCTGGACCGAGCCGAGCAGGCGGCGCGGCGCAACATCCCCACAGCCACGGATTTTCTCAGCCCGCAGCAGCAGACGCTGGCACTGGACCTGCTCCGGCGCGCCGGCGTACCGGAGAGCGCCTATCTCCGGACAGGCGGGTATGACGGCGCGGAGCGGGCGCTCATCCTTTTCCTGCCGGACTGGATGGAGCCGGAGAGCACCGAGAGCCCCATCCGCTGTCTGCGGACGGTGTTCCGGGTGGAGGAGAAGGTGAACCACCGGGATCTTCTGGGAAGTCTCATGGGCCTTGGCATCGTGCGGGAGAAGGTCGGGGACATCCTGGTGGGGCCGGACAGCGCGGATCTGCTGGTGCTGGACACGGTGACGGATTTCCTCCTGAGCAGTTGGACCTCCGCCGGACGGGCAAAGCTGACGGTGGCGGAGATCGATCCCAGTCACCTCCACATGCCGGAGATCAAGTGCGAGGAGGTGCGGGACACCGTCTCGTCTCTGCGGCTGGACGCAGTGGCCTCCACAGGCTTCCGGATGGCCCGGAGCAAAGCGGCGGACCTGATCGCCTCCGGCCGGGTGCAGGTGAACTGGAGGGAGTGTACAAAACCGGACAAGCTCCTCGTGGAAGGGGACACGGTTTCCGCCCGGGGCTTTGGGAAATTTCAGTTGGCGGAGGTGGGCGGCGTGACGAAAAAGGGCCGCACCGCCATCGTAGTGAAGCGGTATGTGTGA